AGACCCGCCGGATCCAGCGAGGCCACGGCGTCGGCGATTCCCGTGTAGCGCGCGTACGAGCCTTGATCAAGGACGAACGCTCCACTGCGCGGCACCGCACGAAACGGCGCCCTCGGCGACTGGCGCGCCAGGTGCCTGGCCGGGGACTGTCCGGACGCGACGTTGTCAAGACAGGCAACCAGATTGCGGATGAGACCATCGGTGGCCAGCCATGCCATCACTTCCGGATGAGAGGACAGGCGACCGATGAGGTCGCGGACCAGGGGGTCTGTGAGGAACAAGGGCGGCAGTTCAATAGCATCGACCGGCGGGCCGAGCGGCCCGCGAACGTCCGCAGCCGATTGTGCCGCCTGTTGAGTCGACGCAACCGGTCGGTCTGTCGCAGGCCTGCGGAACCAGAAATACGCCGCGACTAGCGCGACGACGACAACAATGGCCGCGACTATGCCGACGACGTGCCAGGATTCAGTGCGCGGCGGGGGAGGTTCGGGTGTATCTGGCTGTTCGAGCCCGGGATCGATGCGGATGTCATCCAGCGGATCCATGCGACACCTCTCCCGTATTAGACGCCAAACCAGACCCCGGTTGGCAGGAAAACCGTGGTGGCGGTGAAATTCCGCCAGAGGGTATGCTGTGGGCATGGCCTCCCTCATCACGCACCCGATCGTCGTGCAGCCGGCCACCCTTTACAGGGACGCCGAGTGAGCGCGAACATCGATCCCGCACCCGACGCCACACTCGACCGTGCGATTGGTCCGTGGACCCTTGGCATCAACGCCGTCAATCTGTCGCTCGGCGCAGGCATCTTCGCCCTGCCCGCTGCGGTGGCGGCCATCCTCGGGCCGGCGGCTATCCTGGCGTACCTGGTCTGTGGCCTTGCTATCGCGCTCGTCCTGACCTGTTTTGTCGAGATCGGGAGCCAGGTGACGCGATCGGGTGGCGCCATCGCGTACATCGAGGATGGGTTTGGGCCGATGGCGGGTTTTGTCGCGTGGGTGATCTACTCGATCCTCTTTTGCGTGGCCTCCGACGCGGCCATCTCGCTCGTGTTCGTGGATGCGATGGCGTCGGTTGTCCCGGCACTCGGAGACGGCTTGGTGCGCGCGGCCACACTGGTGGCGCTGTTCGGCGGGCTGGCGGCCGTAAACATCCTCGGCGTCAGGCAGGGCGCCCGAGTTGCTGTGGCCACCACTGTCGCCAAACTCGCGCCACTGTTGTTGGTGATTGGTGCGGGATGGCTGGCGATGAACTGGTCCGAGCTCCGCTGGACCGAGTGGCCGTCGGCGGCGCGGGTCGGTGAGGCCTCGCTGTTGTTGTTCTTTGCGTTCAGCGGCGCCGAGGCGGCACTCACGCCGAGCGGCGAGATTCGTGATCCGGCTCGCACGATTCCCCGCGGGATCCTCGGTGGCACGGCCGCCCTGATTCTGATCTACGTGTCTGTTCAGGTCGTGAGCCAGGGTGTGCTTGGCGCCGAACTCGCCGGGACCACTGACGCGCCGCTGGCGGCCGTGGCTGGGCGGCTGTTCGGCCCGGTGGGCTGGCGGCTGATCGTCGCGTGCATGGCGGTCGCGATTTTCGGCACGTTGGCCGGCGACATGCTGGCATCGCCGCGCGCCGTGCTGCCGGTGGCCGAGCGCGGAGTGCTGCCGCGTGTGCTCGCCCGCGTGCACCCACGATTCCACACGCCGCACGTGGCGATTGCCGCCTATGCCGGTTTGGCGTGTGTCCTTGCGCTCACCGGCGCCTTCCGGCCGCTCGCCGTGCTCGCCAGCGTCTCGTTGCTGCTGGTCTATCTGGTCGTGTGCGTGGCGGCACTCAAGTTGCGCCTGACGAGACCGCGGGCGCCGGGTGCGTTTCGCGCACCGGGTGGCCCACTGATTTCGCTGCTTGGTATCGTCACGGTGCTCTGGCTCCTGGCCCAGTCCAGGCTCGTCGAGGCCGTCGCCGTTCTCGCGATCGCGGCGATCGCCATCGTCTACTACCGGGTCCGACGGCAATTCCTGCCAGACCCTTCGCAGGTCCCATGACCGCGCCCGCACGCTACCCGGTCCCGGCGGGCCGACACCGCGTCGAGGAAGAGATCAGTCGCAGCCGCTTTATCACGACGATGGCGCGTGTCGATTCGATCGAAGCCGCCACCGCGTTTGTTGAGGATGTGAGACGCGAATTCGCTGACGCCACCCACAACTGCTGGGCGTACGTCGTCGGGCCGCCCGGAGACACGGGCCGGGTGGGGATGAGCGACGATGGGGAACCTCATGGCACGGCGGGCCGGCCAATGCTCACCATGCTGTTGCATAGCGGGGTTGGTGATGTCGCGGCGGTCGTAACGCGGTACTACGGCGGCACGAAACTCGGCACCGGCGGTCTGGTCAGGGCCTACGGCGGCGGTGTGCAGAAGGCGCTCGCCACGATGCCGCGCGGCGAGCACGTCGAGTTGACGACGCTCGAGATTGTGGTGTCGTATGCGGCTGTCTCGGCGATGCAGCAGATTTTCCCGGCCTTCGAAGCGGAGGTCATCGCCGAGCGCTACCAGGCCGATGTGCAGTACGAGGTGCGCCTGCCCGGCGCGAGCGTCGCAGGACTGCGCGCGGCCGTCCTGGACGCCACGCGCGGGCAGGGCAGGATTACGCCGTCTTCATCGTCCGGCTCCACTCCCGGATCTTCGTGATCTCGGCAGTTGGGATGTGCAGGAATTCGAGGAATTCCTGGTGTTCCGCCGGCGCCGCCTTCTCGAATTCGGCGTGCCAGCGGTGCATGTCGGCGTCGGTAAACCCCGAGGCCTTCATGATGGAAACCCACTTCTCCTTCGTGATCATCTGATTCCTCCTGAAGCTGCGCGAGCGCTGAAGCAGGCGCAGGATATCGCGCTGATGACCGCGGAGCGCCTCGACCTCGGCGTCGATCTCGACGAGCCGGCGCTCCAGCACGACGCTGGCGCCTCCGCCCTGGCGATCGAGCACGGTGCGAATGGCGGCCAGGCTCAGGCCCACCTTGCGGTACACGCAGATCTGTTGCAGGCGCAGCACGTCCTGCTCCGTGTACGCGCGGTAGTTGCCCTCCGTCCGCGGCGGACGGCGGAGCAGGCCCGTCGACTCGTAGTACAGCAGCGTGCTGCGGCTGAGACCGAACCGCCGGGCCATTGTCGTGACAGTCATCATCGCGTCTGATCTCAGAATGAACCTGTCAGTACTAGACAGGTCAAGCATAGACGGATGGCCGGACGGAGGGAAGGCATCGAGAGCCCCCTCTCGTCAGAGGCTGTCCGCCGGGCTTCGCACACCAAGTGCGCCACGCATCAGGACGTGTGTGTAGATCATCGTGGTGGCAACATCGCGATGCCCCAGCAGTTCCTGCACCGTGCGGATGTCGTAGCCGTTTTCCAGGAGATGTGTCGCGAACGAATGTCGAAGCGAGTGACAGGTTGCGCGCTTTGTGAGACCTGCGGCGCGCACCGCCTCGATGACTGCGCGTTGAATGACTGATTCGTGCAGGTGAAAGCGTGTCGGATCGCCCCATCGAGTATCCCGGCACACGCGCGAGGCGGGGAAGACGAACTGCCACAGCCAGGACCTGTCCGCGTTCGGGAACTTGGCGGTCAAGGCGTCGGGCAGCACGACCCTGCCGAGGCCATGGCGCAGGTCATCATCGTGTAGGCGGCGCACCTCTTCCAGGTGAGCCGACAGGGGTTGTTGAGCGGCGGTGGGCAAGACCGTTTGGCGGTCCTTGCGACCCTTGCCCTGCCTGACACTGATCTGATTGCGGGCGACGTCCACGTCCTTGATGCGCAAGTCGAGGCATTCGGAAAGTCGCAGGCCGGCGCCGTAGAGCAGGAGGGCGACCAATCGAGGCGTGCCGCGGAGATGGGCCAGGACGAGCCGCACTTCGTCGACCGAGAGGACCACCGGGAGGCGGAGCGGGGTCCGTGCGCGGACCACGTTTGGCAACGGATCGAGATCACGGTTGATGATCACGCGGTAGAGGAAGAGCAATGCGGACAGGGCCTGGTTCTGGGTGGACGCGCTGACGTGGTGGTCGGTCGCGAGCGACGACAGGAACGAAGCGACGTCGGGTGCCGCCATGGTGGCGGGGTGGCGCTTGTGGTGGAAGAGGATGAATCGTCGGATCCAGCCGACGTAGGCTTCTTCCGTCCGGTCGCTCAGGTGTCTAATTCGGCATGCCAAACGCACCTGGTCGAGCAGCTTGGGCGGACGGAGATTGGGAGGTGGATCCTCGGTCGGGGCGGCCGGTGGTTTTGACGACGTCAGCGCGCCTGTGACGGGGGCTGACGTTACTCCGTGGGATACGTGGGCGCTCCGGGTCAGATTGCGTGGCTGCATGTCGTGGCCTACTGGTCGGCCTGTTGCGAAGCTCGTGCCACCGCTGGATTGAGCGAGCACAGATTCCCAGCCCTTGGCGGTGCCTGCTGCCACCTGCTCGTCCACCAAGCCCGTGAAGAGTGGATATCGAAGGCCGGGTCGGCAGATTCTGCTGTTGGCAGATTCTGCGTACTTCTGCGTCGGTGAAAGTATACGATCCGGCCACGTCTCGTCGTGCCCCCGCCGTGCCCCTTCGAACCGCCCGTAATCCCATTACGCTTGGGACGGCTGCAGCGTATACCCCTGATGTCGCCACCTGCCTGCTTGAGACAAGTGGCCGTCGGGGAAGGAGTTACCGCGTGCAGCCAACAACGGTGCGTAAGACATTACGCTGCGAACCGCTGCAGCGTATAGGGAGAGAGCGGCGGCGGAGCGCCGCAGGCTAATTACACGTTGAACTAAACCGCTTCGCGGCAGTCCCGCTCGCTGTCACTCAATACCTGCCGACCGCCCCTGTCATTGACCGCCGGTTTCTCTTCTGATCGATCGCTATTCGCCCCGTCGCGCGCGCATCATGCCTGCTGACGACCG
This Acidobacteriota bacterium DNA region includes the following protein-coding sequences:
- a CDS encoding DUF3014 domain-containing protein, with product MDPLDDIRIDPGLEQPDTPEPPPPRTESWHVVGIVAAIVVVVALVAAYFWFRRPATDRPVASTQQAAQSAADVRGPLGPPVDAIELPPLFLTDPLVRDLIGRLSSHPEVMAWLATDGLIRNLVACLDNVASGQSPARHLARQSPRAPFRAVPRSGAFVLDQGSYARYTGIADAVASLDPAGLARVYSMLKPRMVDAYRELGHPEGDIDAATERAISVLLQAPVIEGEIALIEKVISYKFQKEELEALEPAQKHLLRMGPRNQRVIQDQLRAIARELGVPDKRLPARPGPAAAR
- a CDS encoding YigZ family protein produces the protein MTAPARYPVPAGRHRVEEEISRSRFITTMARVDSIEAATAFVEDVRREFADATHNCWAYVVGPPGDTGRVGMSDDGEPHGTAGRPMLTMLLHSGVGDVAAVVTRYYGGTKLGTGGLVRAYGGGVQKALATMPRGEHVELTTLEIVVSYAAVSAMQQIFPAFEAEVIAERYQADVQYEVRLPGASVAGLRAAVLDATRGQGRITPSSSSGSTPGSS
- a CDS encoding MerR family transcriptional regulator, which gives rise to MMTVTTMARRFGLSRSTLLYYESTGLLRRPPRTEGNYRAYTEQDVLRLQQICVYRKVGLSLAAIRTVLDRQGGGASVVLERRLVEIDAEVEALRGHQRDILRLLQRSRSFRRNQMITKEKWVSIMKASGFTDADMHRWHAEFEKAAPAEHQEFLEFLHIPTAEITKIREWSRTMKTA
- a CDS encoding amino acid permease, which codes for MSANIDPAPDATLDRAIGPWTLGINAVNLSLGAGIFALPAAVAAILGPAAILAYLVCGLAIALVLTCFVEIGSQVTRSGGAIAYIEDGFGPMAGFVAWVIYSILFCVASDAAISLVFVDAMASVVPALGDGLVRAATLVALFGGLAAVNILGVRQGARVAVATTVAKLAPLLLVIGAGWLAMNWSELRWTEWPSAARVGEASLLLFFAFSGAEAALTPSGEIRDPARTIPRGILGGTAALILIYVSVQVVSQGVLGAELAGTTDAPLAAVAGRLFGPVGWRLIVACMAVAIFGTLAGDMLASPRAVLPVAERGVLPRVLARVHPRFHTPHVAIAAYAGLACVLALTGAFRPLAVLASVSLLLVYLVVCVAALKLRLTRPRAPGAFRAPGGPLISLLGIVTVLWLLAQSRLVEAVAVLAIAAIAIVYYRVRRQFLPDPSQVP
- a CDS encoding integron integrase — translated: MTSSKPPAAPTEDPPPNLRPPKLLDQVRLACRIRHLSDRTEEAYVGWIRRFILFHHKRHPATMAAPDVASFLSSLATDHHVSASTQNQALSALLFLYRVIINRDLDPLPNVVRARTPLRLPVVLSVDEVRLVLAHLRGTPRLVALLLYGAGLRLSECLDLRIKDVDVARNQISVRQGKGRKDRQTVLPTAAQQPLSAHLEEVRRLHDDDLRHGLGRVVLPDALTAKFPNADRSWLWQFVFPASRVCRDTRWGDPTRFHLHESVIQRAVIEAVRAAGLTKRATCHSLRHSFATHLLENGYDIRTVQELLGHRDVATTMIYTHVLMRGALGVRSPADSL